The genomic region AGAGGTGACGAGCAACCGTAGCACGCTATAAGAGTTCCTGTTCTTCCAATGGCCACACTACAGCACTCACACAGGGAGTGACACTATTATAAACACAATCATTCCAGTGTTTGCAGATCCGGTAAATAATGTATGCATAAAAACATACAAAAATGTTGTATTGTTGTAGTGGATTTGCAAACAATTCCATTTGGTACACAACCGTGTCTAGCTAATTTGAGAAATTTGATATTTTCCATAGCTGATCAACTCAGATGTGAACTGTTCATAAGCATGAAAAGGCTGGCTGCCAGCAAATACTAGCTGTCTCAAAAGTTACTTAACATGAATGTGCAACACTGCAATCTCAGACAGCACCAAGTGAATCCAACTAACTTGACAAATGTATATTGACGTCAGTTAGTTCCCCTCCTTTTAACTATGTTGTTTTATTTTCCCCATCTGGTCTGTGCCCACTGGGTACCAAACTAAGAAGGTCTTGTGATTTGCAGGGCATGCCAATATAAACCAGCCAAGCCCCTTACCTCGGCACAAGATCTTGAAAATGATCCAGCTGTAGGTTCAGCAGGTGCTGGCACGAATGAAGCAGACCTTGCTGCTAAACAGAGCCAAAAGTAGGTAAAGCAACGTGAAAACAGCAGACTTGTATGGCAAACAGGGAAAAAGATATTCACAAAAGGTACGAACCGGAACCAAAGTCACCATGTGACACACCATACATGTTAGTTTGCTGCAGAGGGTACGGGGTTAGAAATAGGATGATAATTCAATGCGTGAGCGTGCTTGTGGAACAGGAATATGGGTGGATATTATAAGTGCACACCTGAGAAGATCTCCATGAACTGTTAATTGCCCCTGAAATCACAACCAAACAAATGGCAATGTTGTGAGATTCACGTAGATGTTGGGTGAAAAAATTATATCCTTTACGCAGCACGAGGTGGGCCGCTTTTGATAATAGGGCTAAGCACCAAAACATGAAACAAGACACCATGAATTTTATACACTGACCATTCCTCGTAACAGGAGGGACATGGTCTTCCAGTGGGCGGTGCTGAGAAAACCTATCGTCTCTGGTAATGTTTATGGGTTCCCTGGTACGATTGATTGACTCGGTCAAGGATTTTAACTCCTTGGCTTGGGAATCTAGAGCTTGTGTTAATGTCACGAGTATCTTCTTTTCTGCTAGCAAAAAACAGATTGGAATTATTCTAGTGAGTTGAACCATTggcaaggaagaagaagcaaataatgaATAGGTAGAGAACGAAACCTTCATCCTTTGAAGCAAGCAGCTGCTGGTTTGTTTTGGCAATAGCAGAAACAGCTGAAGCAGAAGCCTTTACAGCCTCAGCCGTTTCCTCATCAATCCTGTGCTTAAGTTGGTTGCCTTCAGCGCCATCACCTTGTGCTACGACGTTGCGGATCCAAGACTTGAGCCTAGGAAGGAACAGTTTCTGACACAAATAAAAACGCCCCCGTTAGTGCATGGGAAAGTTTGCAAGAATTCAGAGATGAGAAATACCTTGATAAAGACAGCCGTGCTAGCACCAAAACCAAGCAAGAGCCCTGCAGCGAGGAATGCTTGGTACCAGCTGAACCGGGGTCGGACGACAGGGCCAGCGGTTGCTGGGTGCATAGATCGCGCTGGCGCATAAGTTTGCGCCCCAGCTGATTGATTCTGGCTGCCAACTGTAAGCAATCAAACAGAGGGGCAAGTCAAACCTGTAAGTGAAAAACAACATGGTAAGATGAGACAGACAAGAGATGATTTAGTTGAGTTACCCTGCTGCTGTGGAGAAGCGGTAGCCGTAGTGATGGGTTCAGGATCCTGCAAGCCAAGCAGAAGAGAGCAGACAGAGAGGCGGCGTAACGTAAGATAAGAAGGCACGGGCATGGGTGGATGAAGACGGTGATGGAAGGAGGATGCTTCTTCGTCTTACAGGGACTCTTCGTAGGGCCTCGTCGATCTCCTGTGTGGTGAGGCCCTTCTTCTCGAGGAAGGATCGTCTGTAGACGACGGGGGAGCCCCTGACCTTTGGGTGGGAGAGGAACTTGACGGCGTTCTCGACGTAGTCCTCCCTCACGGGCTGCGGCTGCAGCGGCGTCTCGAAGACGAGCTTGTTGTCGCCGGCTCCCGGGTCAGCATCAGCTGCTGCTAGGGCAAGGGAAAATTAGTTGGTTGTTAACAGCTGAATCTACCTAATTCCAGTTTGCTCGGTCTAAAAGCTGGAATGTAATCGAGCAGTGAGAGAGTTGGAGGACGGGGAAGGTACCTGCGGGTTGCGGCTGGCCGGAGCCGGTGCCGGAGGCCATGACCTcgcctctccctccccctccccctccccctcccgggACCGGAGGTCGTCACGAACGGGACGGAACTGAAGGAGTCGTTTCGCTTTTTTGTCCTGGACGGACCTCAATCACCTCATCTCATCGGCTGTAGGAGCAGGCTGTGCTGCCTCATTCCACTTCACTTCCAAATACAAGAAAGGAAAAACGGAAACGCAACATATTAGGACGAGTTTGACAACCTTATTTTAAAAAAATCATTTTCCCAAGAGAAATAAAATTTACTTGCGAAAATGAAGTTCTCAAACTTTAGATGATACTGGCTAAGTGTCCGTGCGTGCGACGATATCTATTCATTTAAGGTAGACCTTACTGAAATAGAATTAATGTTACTTACTATACGGGCGCAACGATGGTGTACGAGTATACATGTCCAAATAAACCAGGCTGGCCTATGGCCCGACAAAGTTTTGGTCAACCCGAACACGGCATGACTTGGCCTATTTTATTATTTCATTGTTTTTCTATAAAATCTCTATAGTATATTTgaatatagagtataaaacaTAAAAACATGTGTTCTAGTGGCTATGTGGATATGAACGTAGGTTTAGAGCCAACAATTGTGCATAATTTTTCTTATTTTTACCATTTAAACCCCACATCCATATGAAAAGCTGTAGATGAGTCCAAAAATTTATCCAAATTGCCGGTACATGGTTACAGTGGTTTCTATATATCATGTGTGATTATATTTTAAATTTCTAATTATTAGTTTATTAACGATATTGATCTCTTTTAATTTAATGTAATTATACAAGTGTTGTTGTGGTTCGATCTCTACTCTCACTTAATATTTTTGCTGCATGCCTTAAATTTTGATGTAGATGCAAACACGCACTGGGAGGCTTGGGATGCTCGCGCGGGAGTGCATTGACGCACGAAGAAATCGACGAAACTCTTGTATTATATAATAGTAAAGATAAATTATTTTCTATTAAATGAGTGGTGGTCGCAGAACAGGCGGGTGGCTAGGGCGGTTCCGCCGCGCGTGGGTAGGGGCAGACGCGATATCGGGTGAGATGGCATGCGTGGTTGGATGGTGGGGGCGATAGAACGGACAGTGCAGATGTGTGGACGGCAGAACGACGGGTTCATTCCAAAAGATGTAAGAGACTTTTTGTAAAAAAATAGTagagaaactggtgctttaatatagtagagaaaaACTTAGGCCCCATTTGGTACGAGAAACTAAATTTTAGTCCTTTCATTTTAGTTTCATCTAATTTATAAATTACCAAATGGCGGGACTAAAATAGGGACTAAACTATTTTAGTTTCTAGTCCTTCAAGGGgtgactgtcggggaccataattaggggtacccccaagactcctactctcagctggtaacccccatcagcacaaagctgcaaaggcctgatgggcgcgattaaggtcaaggctcagtccactcaagggacacgatctcgcctcgcccgagcccagcctcgggcaaaggcagccgaccccggaggattcacgtctcgcccgagggccccctcaagcaacggacacaccttcggctcgcccgaggcccagtcttcgcaaagaagcaaccttggccagatcgccacgccaaccgaccgtatcgtaggagcatttaatgaaaggatcgcctgacatcttatcctgccgcgcgctcttcagtcgacagggccgaagtgaccgcagtcacttcgccgctccactgaccgacctgacaggaatacagcgtcgcctgccctgctccgactgtcgtgccactcgctagagtgaggtcgacagcggctaagtccagcctcgggcgacataggaagctccgccttgcccgaccccagggttcggcccccgtctcggcctcggaagatggacttcgcctcgcccaaccctagggctcggactcaaccacgacttagaagacgacgaactccgcctcgcccgaccctagggctcggactcagcctcggctctagaagacgatggactccgcctcgcccgaccccagggctcggactcagcctcggctccggaagacgatgaactccgcctcgcccgaccccagggctcggactcagccacgactccggaagacgacgaactccgcctcgcccgaccccagggctcggactcagccacgactccggaagacgacgaactccgcctcgcccgaccccagggctcggactcaacctcgacctcggaggaatcgccacctcgcccaaactcgggcCCGGACCAGCCACGTCgccagggggccatcattaccctgcccctagctagctcaggctacggggaacaagaccggcgtcccatctggctcgccccagtaaacaagtaatgatggcaccccgcacgctccatgacgacggcggctcccagccccttacgtcagcaaggagacgtcagcaaggatccgacagccccgacagctatgcttccgcagggctccagctctcctccgacggccacgacatcacatgaacagggtgccaaaacctctccgactgccacgacggcatgtacttagggcactagctcctctctgctagacacgttagcacattgctacaccccccattgtacacctggaccctctccttacgcctataaaaggaaggtccagggctctcgtacgagaaggttggccgcgcgggagaacgggccgacgcataaggctctcgctctctctctctcccacgcgaacgcttgtaaccccctactgcaagtgcatccatccgccctgggcgcaggacaacacgaaggccgcggtttccccttactgttctctccctttgtgtcccgtatcgcgccgacccatctgggctgggacacgcagcgacaatttactcgtcggtccagggaccccccggggtcgaaacactgacagttggcgcgccatgtaggggcctactgcgtgttgacgaacagcttcccgtcaagctccagatgggtagtctccagcaacctttccaactcgggacgatgctccgtttcgggagtcttgagttcatgtccctcgacggcagctacgacatgataatccttcctccaccgcgcgacagcgacgatggcggccgtcagcccgcctgccgcgcggcggaatcaacgacgtcttccccacgtggcggaagaacaacatccaggTTTGTCCCGTcatctcccccaccgacggaggaggaggcggggcaaccatggccaagcaggaggcggcacctcgtcggctgtcgagcgagtcgacgacgccggcgccccagcgggggacacgtcgggcttcgaccttgcgtctgagacgaagacgagcgccgtttccctgcaacacgccaaccccaagcagacgaacaacgctagcacgctcgcgaaggacttgctgagcgtcgccctcgtacctgagacaacggtgcagtccgccctgacgtgacttcgtcaccgcccgtcaaccaagaggtaccgaccgattcccatctcgtgccttttggattcagcttcgacccaccaagcgacctcgcttcggtggaatccttcatagaggcatgtaccaaccctccggggtaccatatgcggtcgccctgggacagactgacggccgtctcgacctaggaagatgacgagcccgacttttgttgggatttcttcgggctcgataaccctagtgccatgcgggacttcatgaccgcatgcgactactgcctctccgattgttccgatggtagccgcagcttcggcgacgaggactgcggcccaagtcgtgaatgtttccacgtcgatctagggggtcccggcgaaggctaccatcttggtatgccggagagcggtgatccccctaggcctgcgcctcgcgttgacatccttcgggagctagctgtggtcccagtccctgcggggggtcaggacgcacagctcgagcaaatccgtgagatgcaggccaggctcgacgagggagcaggaacacttgagcagtttcggcggaacatcgggcaagaatgggcagaccaagctccggccagagaagcgcgtcatctaccccagggcatccagcaccgcgttgccgacgacgtcagggcaaggccgccaccggcttccagtggggtcggccagaacctggctgcagcagcaatactactctgcgtgatgccggaaccatcgaccactgaagggcggcgtatccagggagagctcaagaatctcctggaggatgccgcggtccgacgggccgaaagctctgcctcccgaaggcaggggtacccctcggagcatcatgcCGCGATTTCCCGATTcgtgtgggaagcctcggtccacaccaggcgcacgcgcaacacggcgcctgcggccctgggtcacctcggcaacgagcaccaccaccgcaaccgtcgagcccacctcgacgagagggtgcgccgaggctaccaccccaggcgtgggggacgctacgatagcggggatgatcggagcccctcgcctgaaccacccggtccgcaggctttcagccgggccatacgatgggcgccgttcccgacccggttccgaacctcaactaccatcacaaagtactcaggggagacgaggccggaactgtggctcgcggactaccggctggcctgcctgctgggtggaacggacgatgacaacctcatcatccgcaacgtccccctgttcctctccgacaccgctcgagcctggctagagcatctgcctccggggcagatctccaactgggacgacctggtccaagcctttgccagcaacttccagggcatgtatgtgcgccctaggaactcctgggatctccgaagctgccaccagcagccgggagagtctctccgggactacatccggcgattctccaagcagcgcaccgagctgcccaacatcaccgactcggacgtcatcggcgcattcctcgccggcaccacctgctgcgacctggtgagcaagctgggtcgcaagacccccaccagggcgagcgagctgatggacatcgccaccaagttcgccatcaaggacttgaaaggcgtatagagggtcatgggatgccttgcggctctgagccgcttcatctcgcgcctcgacgaaagaggcctacctctgtaccgcctcttaagaaagaccgagtgcttcacttggacccccgaggccgagaaagccctcgggaacctgaaggcgctccttacgaacgcacccatcctggtgcctcccgctaccggagaagccctcttgatctacgtcgccgctaccactcaggtggttagcgccgcgatcgtggtcgaaacacgagaagaagggcatgcattgcccatccagaggccggtctacttcatcagtgaggtactgtccgagaccaagatccgctacccacaaattcagaagctgttgtacgcggtgattctgacgcggcggaagttgcgacactacttcgagtctcatccggtgactgtggtgtcatccttccccctgggggagatcatccagtgccgagaggcctcgggtaggattgcaaagtgggcggtggaaatcatgggcgagacaatctcgttcgcccctcgaaaggccatcaagtcccaagtcttggcggactttgtggctgaatgggtcgacacccagctcccggcagctccgatccaaccggaactctggaccatgtttttcgacggtcgctgatgaaaacaggtgcaggcgtgggcctgctcttcatctcgcccctcgggaagcacctccgctacgtgctgcgcctccatttcccggtgtccaacaacgtggctaattacgaggctctggtcaacgggttgcgcatcaccatcgagctaggggtccgacgcctcgatgctcgcggtgactcgcagcttgtcatcgaccaagtcatgaagaactcccactaccgcgacctgaagatggaagcctactgcgacgaggttcggtgcctggaggacaagttctacgggctcgaggtcaaccacgtcgcccaacggcacaacgagactgcggacgagctggcgaagatagcttcggcacgaacaacggttcccctggacgtcttctcccgagacctacatcaaccctcggtcaagaccgacgacacgcccgagcctgagaaggtctcggctcagcccgaggcaccctcggcccccgagggtgaggctctgcgcatcgaggaagagcggaatggggtcacgcctaatcgaaactagcagaccccgtacctgcaatatctccaccgaggagagctacccctcgacaaagccgaagctcggtgattggcgcggcgcgccaagtcattcgtcttgctaggtgatgggaaggagctctaccaccgcagcccctccggcatcctctagcgatgcatatccatcgccgaaggccaggagctcttacaagaaatacactcgggggcttgcggtcatcacgcaacgtctcgagcccttgttggaaacgctttccgacaaggtttctactggccgaccgcggtggccgacgccactaggattgtacgcacctgctaagggtgtcaattctacgcaaggcagacgcacctacccgctcaggctctgcaaacaatacccatcacctggccatttgttgtgtggggtctggacctcgtcggtcccttgcagaaggcacccgggggctacacgcacctactagTCGCcgttgacaaattctccaagtggatcgaagtccgacccctaaacaacatcaggtccgaacgggcggtggcattcttcaccaacatcatccatcgcttcggggtcccgaactccatcatcaccgacaacggcacccagttcactggcagaaagttcctggacttctgcgaagaccaccacatctgggtggattgggccgccgtggcacaccccatgacgaatgggcaggtagaacgtgccaacggcatgattctgcaaggactcaagccgaggatctacaacaacctctgaaaggatcacgatgcccaagagggggtgaattgggcttttctaaaaatcaacgctaattaaaagctaagcaagagctaagcaagagcccaacttcaccccaacaactagcactaagaatataatactagaattgcaacaatgctaagacaatacttcaaatacttgctaaacaaatacacaatgtaaagtgcttgaattaagtgcggaatgtaaagcaaggtttagaagactcctccaatttttcccgagttatcgaagagtcgacactctccactagtcctcattggagcacccgcgcaagggtatcgctcccccttggtcctcgcaagaaccaagtgctcactacgagatgatcctttgccactccggcacggtggatccctcgagaccgcttacaaacttgagtcgggtcaccaacaagatcttcacggtgatcaccgagctcccaacaccaccaagccgtctaggtgatgccgatcaccaagagtaacaagccgtagactttcgcttgaccaagagaagcctaatgcaagtggtgtgtgatctaggtggctctcgctagcgctaatgaggaacaaatgcggattaggattctctaatctcctcactaggcttttggtgcttgcaatgctctagcaatgtgctggaacaaatgtggggtgcaagacattgaatatggtgggtggaaggggtataaatagacctcacccaccaactagccgttacaggcattttcCTAcacactggcgcaccggacagtccggtgcgccaccggtctaccaacggtgcgccaccgatgcgccaacggtcgtttccaacggctagttctgacagttagccgttggactcatggcacaccggacagtgaacagtcactgtccggtgcacaccggacagtccggtgcactgtccggtgcgccactaaaattcctttctgaaacagggcgctctcgggtttctgtgaAGGGAAGGCCTCTTCCcagggccagcctggccccacctggcagagggtgcaccggatagtccagtgcacaccggacagtccggtgccccagggccagaaaccctaactcttgtttttcagctgattttcaaattggttttcgttctaacttgtgagtgagttctagagtgacacctagcactgtatgtgagtgtgattgtgcaccaacactacactagaactctcttggtcaaactactcatcgacaacccctctttatagtacggctaaaagagaataaaagacctaactaaatcatgagtgtccacatctccttgacactcggactccgtagtccttcaccttttgtttcgtcgttttagccgtcgcttcgagttcttatctccgggattgtttgcacggttgtagtacttctacctcacAAATCTAGTAGATTGTTTTcacgagtgaagtgtgtgcttggtttgaatttaggcgaagaaaaagagatttgagcactcggctcggaaacgatcgctcgaaacggggaatttggtgaaattaaagcctggaatctcagattggcgtgaaatttggcaaatatgttactggaagtgttgtgaaggtgcctgaaaaatttgggttcaattggagcttatttggctggtttgggcatttcaccgagcacgtgacGTGCAGAGTTCTAGGGTTTCGGTGAAAAGCCTATTTGGggtgggaaaaccctcccgaaggagctaggaacctgcaagGACACTCAATGGCCACAAAGGAACACATTGCACAACATGGATTCACTGGGATTCACAGGATTTGGAATTTTGCACAAAGGGTGGAAATGGGGAGGCTTCACTAGGTTGAATGtgcagagagaagagagagaggagaagacaAGAGTACACACCAGGGAAGCAGGAGCACGGGGATCGCCGGAGCACGGCCGGAGAACAGATCGCTGGAGAGGAGGAGGTGGTTGCCGGCGAGGGGGAGTAATTCGCAGAGAACAGAGAGCACAGAGGGAGAAaagagcctctggctcggtctcgggctggaggccgttttttaaaacgcgatatgggcgcactggacagtctacaatgcctgtccggtgcacaccggacagcgcacagtagctgtccggtgaaccaccggacagcgcacaggaaaaaggATATTTAGCGcgtggctgccggtgcaccggacattgcacagtgcagtgtccggtgcacaccggactgtccggtgagcctagACAGAGGGAAAATTTGAATTTTTTGAAATTTTCTATCTAgttcccaaccaaaccaaatcccaacttataaacacacaaaataacacttgttgggacaggtattggcaccctcatatattttctcatatttttcaaaatattttgccataggctagataatttttagagaaaataggcaaatggtgaaatttgcattttggcttgcactaggggtttttatgagtgatttgagttttgaatactccccctaagtgcagtacctcatgcatatttcaagaaccaacaattgcataaaaagtaagaatttaagtgctaaaagcttaaaactaagacttgtcaagtttgacccgagttaagctttttcactcgctttgttggcggttatctcaactaggttagacaagccctagatgcaatacaagaaatttaaacatgcaatgcaagcttgacaacaccatttgactttttacataaaatttctgagatcaagaatatttagttcattcctcaacatgcaaaagcgggtcttatcaagtggcttagtgaaaatatccgctaattgatcttctgacctcactccttctaaaatgatatctcctttagcaacatgatctctaaggaagtgatgacggatatcaatgtgcttggtgcgagagtgttgtacagggtcattagcaattttaacagcactctcattatca from Zea mays cultivar B73 chromosome 6, Zm-B73-REFERENCE-NAM-5.0, whole genome shotgun sequence harbors:
- the LOC100282993 gene encoding peroxin Pex14 isoform 3 (isoform 3 is encoded by transcript variant 3), whose product is MASGTGSGQPQPAAADADPGAGDNKLVFETPLQPQPVREDYVENAVKFLSHPKVRGSPVVYRRSFLEKKGLTTQEIDEALRRVPDPEPITTATASPQQQVGSQNQSAGAQTYAPARSMHPATAGPVVRPRFSWYQAFLAAGLLLGFGASTAVFIKKLFLPRLKSWIRNVVAQGDGAEGNQLKHRIDEETAEAVKASASAVSAIAKTNQQLLASKDEEKKILVTLTQALDSQAKELKSLTESINRTREPINITRDDRFSQHRPLEDHVPPVTRNGAINSSWRSSQQTNMYGVSHGDFGSARSASFVPAPAEPTAGSFSRSCAETSTAAQRADRSSGGKPWEMQQYSQQRPGYGSNSQLNDDGSYSDAQDSYAPSYYQNGKAPDFQSDEPRSLTYNTGIEERPPPPQRRWVPPQPPGVAMPEAAAAIRQPKVPPKQPSSDASRAAGEMQVNGASSASPDAVTEVPVNSATTSDAGHSEIEEQPVAV
- the LOC100282993 gene encoding peroxin Pex14 isoform 1 (isoform 1 is encoded by transcript variant 1); this encodes MASGTGSGQPQPAAADADPGAGDNKLVFETPLQPQPVREDYVENAVKFLSHPKVRGSPVVYRRSFLEKKGLTTQEIDEALRRVPDPEPITTATASPQQQVGSQNQSAGAQTYAPARSMHPATAGPVVRPRFSWYQAFLAAGLLLGFGASTAVFIKKLFLPRLKSWIRNVVAQGDGAEGNQLKHRIDEETAEAVKASASAVSAIAKTNQQLLASKDEEKKILVTLTQALDSQAKELKSLTESINRTREPINITRDDRFSQHRPLEDHVPPVTRNGAINSSWRSSQQTNMYGVSHGDFGSARSASFVPAPAEPTAGSFSRSCAEQTSTAAQRADRSSGGKPWEMQQYSQQRPGYGSNSQLNDDGSYSDAQDSYAPSYYQNGKAPDFQSDEPRSLTYNTGIEERPPPPQRRWVPPQPPGVAMPEAAAAIRQPKVPPKQPSSDASRAAGEMQVNGASSASPDAVTEVPVNSATTSDAGHSEIEEQPVAV
- the LOC100282993 gene encoding peroxin Pex14 isoform 2 (isoform 2 is encoded by transcript variant 2), with the protein product MASGTGSGQPQPAAADADPGAGDNKLVFETPLQPQPVREDYVENAVKFLSHPKVRGSPVVYRRSFLEKKGLTTQEIDEALRRVPDPEPITTATASPQQQVGSQNQSAGAQTYAPARSMHPATAGPVVRPRFSWYQAFLAAGLLLGFGASTAVFIKKLFLPRLKSWIRNVVAQGDGAEGNQLKHRIDEETAEAVKASASAVSAIAKTNQQLLASKDEEKKILVTLTQALDSQAKELKSLTESINRTREPINITRDDRFSQHRPLEDHVPPVTRNGAINSSWRSSQQTNMYGVSHGDFGSAARSASFVPAPAEPTAGSFSRSCAEQTSTAAQRADRSSGGKPWEMQQYSQQRPGYGSNSQLNDDGSYSDAQDSYAPSYYQNGKAPDFQSDEPRSLTYNTGIEERPPPPQRRWVPPQPPGVAMPEAAAAIRQPKVPPKQPSSDASRAAGEMQVNGASSASPDAVTEVPVNSATTSDAGHSEIEEQPVAV
- the LOC100282993 gene encoding peroxin Pex14 isoform X2, encoding MASGTGSGQPQPAAADADPGAGDNKLVFETPLQPQPVREDYVENAVKFLSHPKVRGSPVVYRRSFLEKKGLTTQEIDEALRRVPDPEPITTATASPQQQVGSQNQSAGAQTYAPARSMHPATAGPVVRPRFSWYQAFLAAGLLLGFGASTAVFIKKLFLPRLKSWIRNVVAQGDGAEGNQLKHRIDEETAEAVKASASAVSAIAKTNQQLLASKDEEKKILVTLTQALDSQAKELKSLTESINRTREPINITRDDRFSQHRPLEDHVPPVTRNGAINSSWRSSQQTNMYGVSHGDFGSAARSASFVPAPAEPTAGSFSRSCAETSTAAQRADRSSGGKPWEMQQYSQQRPGYGSNSQLNDDGSYSDAQDSYAPSYYQNGKAPDFQSDEPRSLTYNTGIEERPPPPQRRWVPPQPPGVAMPEAAAAIRQPKVPPKQPSSDASRAAGEMQVNGASSASPDAVTEVPVNSATTSDAGHSEIEEQPVAV